A single window of Corvus hawaiiensis isolate bCorHaw1 chromosome 22, bCorHaw1.pri.cur, whole genome shotgun sequence DNA harbors:
- the LRRC47 gene encoding leucine-rich repeat-containing protein 47 yields the protein MAAAGPWPELEAAARERRRELSLAGAAVAERVAAGGGRLPEALLALPLLQSLELSGCAALRELGPGVAAALPALHTLVLSRNALGPAGLGAGLGGPLPALRLLDLSGNGLETLPAALGGTGDGAGDAAPAFPQLRSLNLSANRLRELGPGLARAAPQLQELLLSGNRLRALPGGLLPPAGPPAPFPLLSRLDAADNEVEELGADIAALPALKSLDVANNQLRELPAALADCPRLKEANFRGNQLRDKRLEKMVNGCQTKAILEYLRAGGRGKGKAENAREEVRKKKREKQQKKDSGDGEQDEVEEASKLLVKVLHVSENPAPLVVKVSPGVKDVRAFIVCCVLKGVNLKPGNALKRFLSMQTKLHEDICEKRTAATIATHDLQLVKAPLTYDVQPPDALKIMPLGRKEIKAKDLLRQLQLEAEEQRKQKKRQNVSGLHKYLQLLDGKDNYPCLVDAEGAVISFPPITNSEKTKIRKETRDLFLEVTSDTSLQICKDVMDTLILKIAELNRSTLENKEGSGSDMESDALCGPGNLTLPLVVEQVRVVDTDGNLKVLYPSKTDLATVSSLLTVIR from the exons atggcggcggcggggccgtggCCGGAGCtggaggcggcggcgcgggagcggcggcgggagctGTCGCTGGCGGGCGCGGCGGTGGCCGAGCGggtggcggcgggcggcgggcggctgCCGGAGGCGCTGCTggcgctgccgctgctgcaGTCGCTGGAGCTGAGCGGCTGCGCGGCGCTGCGGGAGCTCGGCCCGGGCGTGGCGGCCGCGCTGCCCGCGCTGCACACGCTGGTGCTGAGCCGCAACGCGCTGGGCCCGGCCGGGCTGGGCGCGGGGTTGGGCGGGCCCCTGCCCGCGCTGCGCCTGCTCGACCTGTCCGGCAACGGGCTGGAGACGCTGCCCGCCGCGCTCGGCGGGACGGGGGACGGCGCGGGGGACGCGGCCCCGGCCTTCCCGCAGCTGCGCAGCCTCAACCTGAGCGCGAACCggctgcgggagctgggccCGGGGCTCGCCCGCGCCGCGccgcagctgcaggagctgctgctctccggGAACCGGCTGCGAGCGCTGCCCGGCGGCCTCCTGCCCCCCGCCGGGCCCCCCGCGCCCTTCCCGCTGCTCAGCCGGCTGGACGCGGCCGACAACGAGGTGGAGGAGCTGGGCGCTGACATCGCGGCGCTGCCGGCGCTCAAG agCCTGGACGTGGCCAACAATCAGCTGCGGGAGCTGCCCGCCGCGCTGGCCGACTGCCCCCGCCTGAAGGAGGCCAACTTTAGGGGCAACCAGCTGAGGGACAAGCGGCTGGAGAAGATGGTCAATGGGTGCCAGACGAAGGCCATCCTGGAGTACCTGCGGGCCGGGGGCCGTGGGAAGGGGAAGGCCGAGAATGCCAGAGAAGAGgtcaggaagaagaagagggagaagcAACAGAAGAAGGACAGTGGGGATGGAGAGCAGGATGAGGTCGAAGAGGCGAGCAAGCTGCTGGTGAAGGTTCTGCACGTCTCCGAGAACCCAGCACCTTTGGTGGTAAAAGTGAGCCCGGGTGTCAAAGATGTTCGAGCCTTCATCGTGTGCTGTGTGCTGAAGGGAGTGAACCTAAAGCCGGGAAATGCTCTCAAGAGGTTCCTGTCCATGCAG ACTAAGCTGCATGAGGACATCTGTGAGAAGCGCACAGCGGCCACGATTGCCACCCATGACTTGCAGCTGGTCAAAGCTCCTCTGACATACGATGTTCAGCCTCCTGATGCGCTCAAG ATCATGCCCCTGGGTCGGAAGGAGATCAAGGCAAAGGACCTTCTCcgccagctgcagctggaggctgaGGAGCAGCGGAAGCAGAAGAAGCGTCAGAACGTCTCTGGGCTGCACAA gtacctgcagctgctggatggcAAAGACAACTACCCGTGCCTGGTGGATGCTGAAGGTGCTGTGATTTCCTTCCCACCAATAACCAATAGTGAGAAAACAAAG ATTAGAAAAGAGACCCGGGACCTGTTTCTGGAAGTGACGAGCGATACCAGTTTACAGATCTGCAAAGATGTGATGGACACCCTTATCCTG AAAATTGCAGAACTGAACAGATCTACCTTGGAGAACAAGGAAGGCTCTGGTTCAGATATGGAATCAGATGCTCTTTGTGGACCAGGGAATTTGACCCTACCCTTGGTGGTGGAGCAGGTGCGAGTGGTGGACACAGATGGGAACTTGAAAGTACTTTATCCTTCAAAAACTGACCTGGCCACAGTTTCCTCTCTGCTGACTGTGATCCGTTAG
- the CEP104 gene encoding centrosomal protein of 104 kDa — translation MPHKIGFTVVSSSGHEDGFSARELMVHAPTVNGWRSPRLCQYPQEIILQLVERCRIRKLQLLAHQYMIASKIEFYISESLPEYFAPYQSERFQRLGYVPLSDNEKTDFRARELKSVYMDAVGQYLKLIFHKNYANKYNLYGQVALVAVNIIGDPADFDNDSMSSPSREKLIDHYLGIKSDDPALDGTYLGKRDSISPLDDLAFDMYQDPEVAQIIRRLDEKKREAVRHECYDHAKKLKQAIADLQKVGERLGRYEVEKRYAVEKEDYDLAKKKKEQMDEYRLKVYQQLELHDLLDAQLLIRKPPELPLGSVSGTESPLSSPPEPADPPQGKPQRAESVLEEQLVDPTSESVVPYQSLLSPQTQPTTSKETFSKENVEFLPYDERPLPTICKQVDEAVAYLEPEVTEEDVGDAPRTGNAGEPKPLTEKALREASPVVEVFGETLVSGAYSRTWSCREDALLAVYKKLMEVSVDTPKEDLRNMLRAAVFLVERAIKDTVSSVFQASLRLLKMIITQYIPKHKLGKLETSHCVEKTLPHLLSRTGDSSSRLRLLASTFIQEMALCPEVKPLQIIPVHLVKTFKPNSPTHLAMSHVELVESLLRAMGTENSGFTVNNVMKFATGALEHRAHEVREVVLRIIFAMYREHRAAVLEHLPPDDAGARKTVRYKTLFDGFAKIDGKSSETEMRAQRKAATEAEKQTKEEIKVLKGHPAALKLELLEEVEAEEEKESDFRKTEIRGYQLYGSPQATAANIQEELSSVANYLDNLCIFCGERNKSFTEEGLDLHYWKHCPMLTRCEHCKQMLEIASLTEHLLTDCDKRDSFGKCPRCREAVPRDELPRHTKSRICNPAKPENVANRCPLCHENFPPGEEAWRSHLMDRGGCKMNQRRTSPMNKTILVQPAKVGGYCLRKPGPSGAKFQPPSVGNRIRARGGPNKSSGKTYSKR, via the exons ATGCCACACAAGATTGGTTTCACCGTGGTCAGTTCGTCGGGACACGAGGACGGGTTCAGTGCTCGGGAGCTGATGGTTCATGCACCAACAGTGAACGGGTGGCGGTCGCCCAG GCTCTGTCAGTACCCCCAGGAAATCATCCTGCAGTTGGTGGAGAGGTGTCGGATCcggaagctgcagctgctcgCTCACCAGTACATGATTGCAAGCAAAATTGAGTTCTACATCAGTGAGAGTCTGCCCGAATACTTTGCTCCCTATCAGTCAGAGAGGTTTCAGAGACTCGG TTATGTCCCTCTCTCAGACAATGAGAAGACTGATTTCAGAGCTCGAGAGTTGAAATCTGTGTACATGGATGCAGTTGGCCAGTACCTGAAGCtgattttccataaaaattatGCCAATAAATACAACTTGTACGGGCAG GTTGCCCTGGTAGCTGTGAACATCATTGGGGATCCAGCAGACTTTGACAATGACAGCATGAGCAGC CCTTCCAGAGAGAAGCTGATAGATCACTACTTGGGAATTAAATCAGATGACCCTGCCTTAGATGGAACTTACCTTGG GAAACGTGACTCCATTTCACCTCTGGACGATTTGGCCTTTGACATGTACCAGGACCCAGAGGTGGCTCAGATAATCCGGAGGCTGGATGAGAAGAAGCGGGAAGCTGTGCGTCACGAGTGCTACGACCACGCCAAGAAGCTCAAACAGGCCATTGCAGACTTGCAGAAG GTGGGGGAGCGACTCGGCCGGTACGAGGTGGAGAAGCGTTACGCGGTAGAGAAGGAGGATTATGACCTTgccaagaagaagaaggagcagaTGGACGAGTACAGGCTGAAGGTGtaccagcagctggagctgcacgACCTCCTGGATGCACAGCTGCTG aTCCGAAAACCACCTGAGTTGCCTCTGGGGTCTGTGAGTGGCACTGAGAGCCCCCTGAGCTCCCCTCCTGAGCCTGCAGACCCACCCCAAGGAAAGCCCCAGAGGGCAGAGTCTGTGCTGGAAGAGCAGTTGGTGGATCCCACTTCCGAGTCTGTTGTTCCCTACCAGTCCCTTCTTTCTCCTCAGACGCAGCCCACAACCTCCAAGGAAacattttccaaggaaaat GTTGAATTTTTACCTTACGATGAGAGGCCTCTCCCAACCATCTGCAAGCAGGTGGATGAAGCTGTTGCCTACCTTGAGCCAGAGGTGACTGAAGAGGATGTGGGTGATGCTCCAAGGACTGGCAATGCTGGGGAACCCAAACCACTCACAGAGAAGGCACTGAGGGAAGCCAGCCCCGTTGTGGAGGTTTTTGGAGAGACTTTG GTTTCAGGAGCGTATTCCAGAACTTGGTCGTGTCGAGAGGACGCGTTACTGGCTGTGTACAAGAAGCTGATGGAAGTGTCAGTGGACACTCCAAAGGAGGATTTAAGGAACATGCTGagagctgctgttttccttgtgGAAAGGGCCATCAAAGACACCGTGTCTTCA GTTTTTCAGGCTTCCCTGAGACTTCTAAAAATGATCATTACCCAATATATACCAAAACACAAACTAGGGAAGCTAGAAACTTCTCATTGTGTGGAAAAAACCCTGCCACATTTGCTTTCTAGAACAGGAGACTCCTCATCCCGTCTTCGTCTTCTGGCTTCAACCTTCATCCAG GAAATGGCACTGTGCCCTGAAGTGAAACCTCTCCAGATTATTCCAGTCCACCTGGTTAAAACATTTAAACCAAACTCCCCAACACACCTGGCAATGAGCCACGTGGAATTGGTGGAATCTCTCTTGAGAGCCATGGGGACTGAAAACTCCGGGTTTACCGTCAACAACGTCATGAAG tttgccACGGGGGCTCTGGAGCACAGGGCCCACGAGGTGCGTGAGGTGGTGCTGCGGATCATCTTTGCCATGTacagggagcacagggcagCCGTGCTGGAACATCTCCCTCCGGACGATGCCGGCGCCCGCAAGACCGTGCGCTACAAAACACTCTTCGATGGGTTCGCCAAAATCGACGGGAAATCTTCTGAAACTGAAATGAGG GCGCAGAGGAAAGCAGcaacagaagcagagaaacagaCAAAGGAGGAAATTAAAGTTCTAAAAGGCCACCCAGCAGCTCTAAAGTTAGAGTTACTAGAAGAGGTTGAAGCTGAAGAG GAGAAAGAATCTGATTTTCGGAAGACAGAGATTCGAG GTTACCAGCTATATGGAAGCCCCCAGGCTACAGCAGCAAATATTCAGGAGGAACTTTCCTCTGTTGCAAATTACCTGGATAA cttgtGTATTTTTTGTGGTGAAAGGAACAAGTCCTTCACAGAGGAAGGGTTGGATCTGCATTACTGGAAGCACTGCCCCATGTTAACCCGGTGTGAGCACTGCAAACAG ATGCTGGAGATCGCCAGCCTGACGGAGCACCTGCTGACTGACTGTGACAAAAGGGACAGCTTTGGGAAGTGCCCACgctgcagagaggctgtgcccagggatgAGCTGCCCAGACACACAAAGAGCAGGATTTGCAATC CTGCCAAACCAGAAAACGTGGCTAACCGTTGCCCTCTGTGCCATGAGAACTTTCCCCCTGGAGAGGAG GCCTGGAGATCTCACCTGATGGACAGAGGTGGCTGTAAAATGAACCAGCGGAGGACATCCCCCATGAACAAAACCATTCTGGTGCAGCCTG cCAAAGTAGGTGGCTACTGTTTGAGGAAACCAGGTCCTTCAGGAGCAAAGTTTCAACCTCCTTCAGTAGGAAACAGGATCCGAGCCCGAGGGGGCCCAAATAAAAGCAGTGGCAAAACATACTCAAAGCGATGA
- the DFFB gene encoding DNA fragmentation factor subunit beta isoform X1, translating to MAEPLRPFRLRGCGGPQKFGVAAGSLRGLLRKGCRLLQLPLPGSRLCLYEDGTELTESYFRALPPQTELVLLGPGESWRGCASDIERLLAAFCSQQDAVVEAARRLLTDERAPHRQKLLADLIHNLSENILAEDKEDDKKWFEGLESRFKNKSSYLRHSCESRMRGYMREVSGFISNVHPAARDAYRGIIDLMADKLKSVKYNGCYFDRREEEEAARLCTAEGWFSCQGPFDKDDCPCKHSINPYSNRESRILFSTWNLDHIIEKKRAVVPELAEAVKTRDGREVNWEYFYQLLFTLDNLKLVHIACHKKTNHNLSCDKTRIYRKRKQTHEIS from the exons atGGCGGAGCCGCTGCGGCCCTTCCGCCTGCGCGGGTGCGGCGGCCCGCAGAAGTTCGGGGTGGCGGCCGGGAGCCTGCGCGGGTTGCTGAGGAAGGGCTGCCGGCTGCTGCAG CTTCCCTTGCCAGGCAGCCGCCTCTGCCTCTACGAGGACGGGACGGAGCTGACCGAGAGCTACTTCCGAGCGCTGCCGCCGCAGAcggagctggtgctgctgggcccCGGGGAGAGCTGGCGGGGCT GTGCCAGCGACATCGAGCGGCTCCTGGCCGCgttctgcagccagcaggacgCTGTGGTGGAGGCTGCGCGGAGGCTGCTGACGGACGAGCgggctccccacaggcagaagCTGCTGGCGGATCTCATCCACAACCTGAGCGAAAACATCCTGGCCGAGGACAAGGAAGACGACAAGAAATGGTTTGAAG GGCTGGAGTCTCGGTTCAAGAACAAATCCAGCTACCTGCGGCATAGCTGTGAGAGCAGAATGCGGGGCTACATGAGAGAG GTTAGTGGTTTTATTTCAAACGTTCATCCTGCAGCACGAGATGCCTACAGAGGGATAATCGACCTGATGGCAGATAAACTGAAATCTGTGAAGTACAATGGGTGCTACTTCGacagaagggaggaggaggaggcagcgcGCCTGTGCACGGCAGAGGGGTGGTTCTCCTGTCAG GGCCCTTTCGACAAAGACGACTGCCCGTGTAAGCATTCCATCAACCCCTACAGCAACAGGGAAAGCAGGATCCTCTTCAGCACCTGGAATCTCGACCACAT AATTGAGAAGAAACGTGCTGTTGTCCCAGAACTGGCAGAAGCTGTCAAAACACGAGACGGGAGAGAAGTGAACTGGGAATACTTCTATCAGCTGCTGTTTACCCTGGATAATTTAAAACTCGTACATATTGCTTGTCATAAGAAAACCAATCATAACCTCAGCTGtgacaaaaccagaatttaCAGAAAGAGGAAGCAAACCCATGAGATTTCGTAG
- the DFFB gene encoding DNA fragmentation factor subunit beta isoform X2 → MLPLPGSRLCLYEDGTELTESYFRALPPQTELVLLGPGESWRGCASDIERLLAAFCSQQDAVVEAARRLLTDERAPHRQKLLADLIHNLSENILAEDKEDDKKWFEGLESRFKNKSSYLRHSCESRMRGYMREVSGFISNVHPAARDAYRGIIDLMADKLKSVKYNGCYFDRREEEEAARLCTAEGWFSCQGPFDKDDCPCKHSINPYSNRESRILFSTWNLDHIIEKKRAVVPELAEAVKTRDGREVNWEYFYQLLFTLDNLKLVHIACHKKTNHNLSCDKTRIYRKRKQTHEIS, encoded by the exons ATG CTTCCCTTGCCAGGCAGCCGCCTCTGCCTCTACGAGGACGGGACGGAGCTGACCGAGAGCTACTTCCGAGCGCTGCCGCCGCAGAcggagctggtgctgctgggcccCGGGGAGAGCTGGCGGGGCT GTGCCAGCGACATCGAGCGGCTCCTGGCCGCgttctgcagccagcaggacgCTGTGGTGGAGGCTGCGCGGAGGCTGCTGACGGACGAGCgggctccccacaggcagaagCTGCTGGCGGATCTCATCCACAACCTGAGCGAAAACATCCTGGCCGAGGACAAGGAAGACGACAAGAAATGGTTTGAAG GGCTGGAGTCTCGGTTCAAGAACAAATCCAGCTACCTGCGGCATAGCTGTGAGAGCAGAATGCGGGGCTACATGAGAGAG GTTAGTGGTTTTATTTCAAACGTTCATCCTGCAGCACGAGATGCCTACAGAGGGATAATCGACCTGATGGCAGATAAACTGAAATCTGTGAAGTACAATGGGTGCTACTTCGacagaagggaggaggaggaggcagcgcGCCTGTGCACGGCAGAGGGGTGGTTCTCCTGTCAG GGCCCTTTCGACAAAGACGACTGCCCGTGTAAGCATTCCATCAACCCCTACAGCAACAGGGAAAGCAGGATCCTCTTCAGCACCTGGAATCTCGACCACAT AATTGAGAAGAAACGTGCTGTTGTCCCAGAACTGGCAGAAGCTGTCAAAACACGAGACGGGAGAGAAGTGAACTGGGAATACTTCTATCAGCTGCTGTTTACCCTGGATAATTTAAAACTCGTACATATTGCTTGTCATAAGAAAACCAATCATAACCTCAGCTGtgacaaaaccagaatttaCAGAAAGAGGAAGCAAACCCATGAGATTTCGTAG
- the C22H1orf174 gene encoding UPF0688 protein C1orf174 homolog → MAAGGAARGRRPSDTRGPARPARPRPRPRQRARRSAKAAPAADPAQPAGEAADTASPCSSHEAVEGQHAKRMKCEESSLKSELEGLTYESGNLAALGETPKTFDGDVGSEDPGDSSIIQQEKDESIPETDEGKQEKEHGVSLEPHSVKSSGTPLKMGGFLHHHHVFSEEESSCGSFDGATSEDADRPRRTMLLEHSSGLSDEDSNQPMPVHRFFGDVELDLPAVVLPSMTRSRREARKLHFIAKEDDDDDEEEEEDVV, encoded by the exons atggcggccggtggcgcggcgcggggccggAGGCCCTCAGACACCCGCGGCCCCGCTCGCCCGGCCCGGCCACGGCCACGGCCACGGCAGCGGGCCCGGCGCTCCGCGAAGGCGGCCCCGGCAGCCGACCCTGCACAGCCCGCGGGGGAAGCAGCCGACACGGCGAGCCCG tgttCATCGCATGAAGCTGTTGAAGGACAGCACGCAAAGAGGATGAAATGTGAAGAAAGCAGTCTAAAATCAGAGCTAGAAGGACTCACATATGAAAGCGGAAACCTTGCTGCACTGGGGGAAACACCTAAAACATTTGATGGGGATGTAGGTTCAGAAGATCCAGGAGACAGCAGTATTATCCAACAGGAAAAAGATGAAAGCATTCCAGAGACTGAtgaagggaagcaggaaaaggagcatGGTGTTTCTCTGGAGCCACACTCAGTAAAATCCAGCGGTACTCCATTAAAAATGGGGGGGTTTCTGCACCACCATCACGTGTTCAGCGAAgaggagagcagctgtggcagctTTGACGGGGCCACCTCGGAGGATGCGGATCGCCCGCGGAGGACGATGCTCCTGGAGCACAGCAGCGGCCTCTCGGATGAGGACAGCAACCAGCCCATGCCAGTGCACCGGTTCTTTGGAGATGTTGAGCTG GATCTCCCAGCAGTTGTGCTCCCAAGCATGACCAGGAGCAGGCGAGAAGCCAGGAAGCTCCATTTCATCGCAaaggaagatgatgatgatgatgaggaggaggaggaggatgttgTCTAA